The DNA segment CCTGTTGCGCGGTTTGCTGCATCATTTACCCGAACAACCTCCGCAACCCCGCACGGTTTACGCATTTGAATTGAAGCTGCTGGCCGAGCTGGGACTGCAACCGAACCTGGAAGCATCCACCCTGAGCGCGACCACCCAAAAACTGGCCGCCGCGTTGACTGAATCCGACTGGAGTGAACTGCCCGCGCTTCAGGCGACATTGGCGCAAGTGAAGGAACTGCGCCAATTCCTGCACGGCTTTTTGATCTATCACCTGGGACGAATCCCCAAGCACCGCCCCGTTTGAGCCGCGCTCATTCCGCGGATTCCGCGAGCAGTTTTTTGACGACGGCTTCCACGCGATTGGGCTGAAGACCAATGGCGCGCAGGATTCCCTTTCGATCAATGACCGCGTAGGTGGGATAGTAGTTGACCTGCCACAATTTCTCCACGGCCCGGGTGGCATCACGAGCGACGGGATACGCGATCCGATACTCCTTGGCGTTGCTCTCGAAACGGTCCTGGCCGCGGCTCGAAGTACACACTCCAATCACCACCAGGCCGCGTCCCGCGTACTTTTTGCGCAACTCATTATTATGCGGAATGGCCCGCATGCACGGCCCGCACCAGGTCGCGTAAAAATCCACAATCACGACCTTGCCTTTAAGCTCGGACGCCTTGACTTCGCCGTTCAGCCACTGACTCAAACCCTCCAGCGATGGCATCGGCTGCCCCTCGAGAGCGGCGTGTTTCGCGCGTAGTTCCGCCTTGCTGTCCCAGGTCCAACTGTCCGGAAATTCCCCGGCGGCGAGGTTGAACGCGACGAGCCACGTCAGTCCCAGGGCACTCAAGAAAATTTTGGCTGCGATCATAATCAATTGCTTAACATCACTCCAGCCGCCCGGCAACCGAAAAAAGCCTTGGCGACGGGGTCGGCAGATTATCCAAATTTTTTTGAACGATTCTCCGGTAATTTGTCAAATTCGTGTCGTTGGGAATCGTCAGCGCTCCGGTTGCAACTGGAAAAACAGCTTTACCAATGCGGTTTCTCTGATTATTTCCCTCGTTCGCTCGTTTGAGCTTTGCGACGCAAACCATGATCAAAGTAGAGAATTTGGTGAAGGTCTTCGGCACGAAACACGCCGTGGACGGAATTTCTTTTGCGGTGGAACGCGGTGAGGTTTTGGGTTTCCTCGGGCCGAACGGCGCGGGCAAATCCACCACCATGCGGATGATTACCGGTTTCATCGCCCCCACCGAGGGGAAAGTAACCGTGGGCGGCTTTGACGTCGTTGAGCAACCGCTCGCCGCCAAGCGGTTGATGGGGTACCTGCCCGAAAACGCGCCGGCGTACACCGACATGACGGTGCAGGGCTTTCTCGGTTTCGCGGCGGAAATTCGCGGGCTGCACGGGGAAGCCAAGCGGAAGGCGGTCGCCCGCGCGGTGGATTTGTGTTTCCTCGAAAACGTGCGGCATCAAAGTGTCGAAACACTTTCCAAAGGTTATCGCCATCGCACTTGTTTCGCGCAATCCATCATCCACGATCCGGACGTGTTGATCCTGGACGAACCCACCGACGGTTTGGACCCGAATCAAAAGCACGAAATTCGCATGCTCATCCGCAAAATGGGCGAAAAGAAAGCCATCATCTTTTCCACGCACATCCTGGAGGAAGTGGACGCGGTATGTTCGCGCGCGGTCATCATTGATCGCGGGCGGATCGTGGCGAATGGCACGCCGGAACAACTGCGGCAAAAATCCGAGTGGGCCGGCGCGGTCACCTTGCGCGTGGTTGGACAATCCGAAAGCGTGATCAAAGACAAGCTGACGCAATTGCGCGCCACCAAGCGGGTCACCATTCTGGCCAACGGTGCGCACATCAAGGCCACCGCGTTTCCACGCACTGCGGGCGACGGCGATTTCACCCGCGAAGTCATCGAGGCGACGCGCGGCTGGCAGGTCGAGGAACTGCACACCGAGGAAGGTCGCCTGGATGAAGTATTCCGCAGCATCACCATGCCGGACACGAAGGCGTGAATTTTTCAACCATGAATGAATACCACCGTCAGATCGTTAAAGCGTTGCCGGGTGACAACGCCCTGCCGCGAACACACAAGTCGCTCGCGCAACCACCACGTTTTTAACGCTGCAACCATTTAACGATTCATCTGAAATTATGAACAGTTGGGGCAATATCAAAACCATCGCCAAACGCGAACTGGTCGCGTATTTCATGTCGCCGTTGGCGTACGTGTTCATCGTGATCTTTCTGCTGTTGTGCGGCACGTTCACGTTTTTCTTCGGCTACTTCTACGAACGCGGGGTGGCCGAGCTGGGCCAATCCTTCTTCTTCTGGCATCCGTGGTTTTATCTGTTCCTCGTGCCCGCGGTCGGAATGCGGCTCTGGGCGGAAGAACGCCGCGTCGGCACTTTGGAACTGCTGATGACCATGCCCATCACGCCGTGGCAGGCCATTCTCGGAAAATTCCTGGCCTCGTGGCTGTTCCTGGCCATTGCGCTGGCGTTGACGTTCCCGCTGTGGATCACGGTGAACTATCTCGGCAACCCGGACAACGGCGTCATCTTCGCCGCTTACCTCGGCAGTTGGTTGATGGCGGGCGCGTATCTCGCGATCAGTTGCATCACGTCGGCCATGACCCGCGCCCAGGTGGTGAGCTTCATTGTTTCGTTGGTGGTGTGCGCGTTGTTGCTGTTGGTCGGCACGGGCGGCGCGTTGGAGTTTTTCAAAAATCTGTTTGGCGTGAGCATCGCTGAAGCGATCAGCTCCTTCAGCTTTTTAACCCATTTCGTCGGCTTCTCGAAAGGCGTGATTGATTCGCGCGACGTGTTGTTCTTCCTCTCGCTCATCGGCTTCTCGCTCTTTACAACCAGCGTCATCCTGCGCGAGCACCGCCACTAGGCAACCAAGGTATTTCGATGCAAAAAAAATCTCTGCAAACATTTCTGTTCTCGGTCGGCGGTATCATTGCGATGGCGGTGCTGCTCGTCATGGTGAATTTCCTGCTGGCCGGCGCGCGCCAGCGCGTGGACTTGACCCAGGAAAAAGCTTACACGCTATCCGCCGGTACGCGCGCCATTCTCGCCAAACTCGAGACGCCGGTGAAAATCCGGTTTTACTACTCGCAAAGCGCCGCCAGCACGCCGCAGGTGGCCGGCATCAAAACCTACGCCAAGCAGGTTGAAGATTTGCTGACCGAATACCAACAGGCCGCCAAAGGCAAAATCATTCTGGAAAAATACGATCCCAAGCCGGATTCAGACGCGGAAGATTCCGCACGGCTGGACGGCGTGACGGCGGCGCAACTTCCGGGCGGCGATCCGTTCTACCTCGGCATCGCAGTGAGCCAGCTCGACGCCAAGGAGACCATCCCCTTCTGCGCGCCGAACCGCGAGAAGTTGCTCGAATACGATATTTCCCGCGCCATCACCCGCGTCGTGCATCCGGAAAAACCGGTGATCGGAGTGATGAGTTCGCTGCCCGTATTCGGCGGGAGCGCAAATCCGATGATGATGCAGATGGGCCAACGCCCGCAACCGGCTTGGGCGCTCATCGGTGAGTTGCGCAAGGATTTCACGGTCAAGAATGTGGCGCTGACCGCCGACCATATTGACGACGACATCAAGCTGCTCATGGTCATTCATCCCAAGGGGATCACGGACGAAACGCAATTCGCCATTGACCAGTTCGTGCTGCGCGGCGGCAAGCTGATCGCCTTCCTCGACGCCAATTCGCTGGTGGACAGTCGCAATCAACAAAACCCGATGATGGGCCAGATGGGCGGTGGCGGTTCGACGTTGGACAAGCTGCTCAAGGCCTGGGGCATTACGTTTGAAGACAAGAAAGTGGTGGCCGATTTGAACTACAAAATGGTGCTGGGCGATAGCAACGACGCCAATGCGCAACGCCCCACTTGGTTGTCGCTGACGCGCGAAGCGCTGAACGCGGATGACATCATCACCAGCCAGATTGACAACATCTGGTACTTCTCCGGCGGCGCGTTCTCCGGCACTCCCGCCGATGGGCTTCAGGAAACCGTTCTGCTCCAGAGCAGCCCCAATTCCGGACTGGTCGAAGGCTTCCTCGCCAATCTCTCGCCCGAAAGCGCGATGAAAGATTTCAAATCCGGCGGCAAGGATTTAACCCTGGCGCTCAAATTGACGGGCAAATTCAAAACCGCTTTTCCCCATGGCGACCCGAAGGAAAGCGCGGAGGCGCATGACGGCGCCACCAACGCGCCGGCCGCGCCGCTAGCGCCCGCCCTCAAGGAATCCCAGGCGGATACGACGGTTATTCTGATTGGCGATTCGGACCTGGTGAATGACGGCTTCACCATCCAAGACACGCCCACGCCCTTCGGCACGATGCGCCGGTCGCTCAACGCCAATTTGAATTTCACACAAAACGCGGTGGAACAATTAACGGGCGATAACAACCTCATCGGCGTGCGCAGCCGCGCCTCCTTGAACCGGCCGTTCGAGGTCGTGCGCAAAAAGGAAGCGGAGGCGAACCAGAAATTCCAGGGCGTCGTGGACGAACTTCAGAAAAAAGCGGAAGCGGCGCAGCACCGCATCAACGAGTTGCAGGCGCAGAAATCCGATCAAGATCAGCGCTTCATCGTTTCGCCGGAGCAGCAGGCGGAAATCGCCAAACTGCAAAAGGAAAGCGTGGAGACGGACAAAAAATTGCGCGCGGTCAAAAAAGACCTGGCGCGGGAAGTGGATTCGCTCAAGACCCGACTGGCACTCTGGAACATTTTTGCCGTGCCCGCCGGGGTCGTGATCGGCGGCATCTTTTTGGCGGTGTATAAACGGAAATTGACGGGCGCAAAATGAACAAAAAACAGTTTCTCATCCTGTTGGTGGTGGTCGCCGTACTGGCGATCTGGGGCTGGAACCGCTGGAAAAATCAAAACGCCGCCTGGAACGGCGGCGGGCCGGCCGCGGGCCAGAAATTACTGAAAGACTTCGACGTCAATGCGGTCGCCCAAC comes from the Verrucomicrobiia bacterium genome and includes:
- a CDS encoding TlpA family protein disulfide reductase, producing MIAAKIFLSALGLTWLVAFNLAAGEFPDSWTWDSKAELRAKHAALEGQPMPSLEGLSQWLNGEVKASELKGKVVIVDFYATWCGPCMRAIPHNNELRKKYAGRGLVVIGVCTSSRGQDRFESNAKEYRIAYPVARDATRAVEKLWQVNYYPTYAVIDRKGILRAIGLQPNRVEAVVKKLLAESAE
- a CDS encoding ATP-binding cassette domain-containing protein: MIKVENLVKVFGTKHAVDGISFAVERGEVLGFLGPNGAGKSTTMRMITGFIAPTEGKVTVGGFDVVEQPLAAKRLMGYLPENAPAYTDMTVQGFLGFAAEIRGLHGEAKRKAVARAVDLCFLENVRHQSVETLSKGYRHRTCFAQSIIHDPDVLILDEPTDGLDPNQKHEIRMLIRKMGEKKAIIFSTHILEEVDAVCSRAVIIDRGRIVANGTPEQLRQKSEWAGAVTLRVVGQSESVIKDKLTQLRATKRVTILANGAHIKATAFPRTAGDGDFTREVIEATRGWQVEELHTEEGRLDEVFRSITMPDTKA
- a CDS encoding ABC transporter permease, which produces MNSWGNIKTIAKRELVAYFMSPLAYVFIVIFLLLCGTFTFFFGYFYERGVAELGQSFFFWHPWFYLFLVPAVGMRLWAEERRVGTLELLMTMPITPWQAILGKFLASWLFLAIALALTFPLWITVNYLGNPDNGVIFAAYLGSWLMAGAYLAISCITSAMTRAQVVSFIVSLVVCALLLLVGTGGALEFFKNLFGVSIAEAISSFSFLTHFVGFSKGVIDSRDVLFFLSLIGFSLFTTSVILREHRH
- a CDS encoding Gldg family protein — protein: MQKKSLQTFLFSVGGIIAMAVLLVMVNFLLAGARQRVDLTQEKAYTLSAGTRAILAKLETPVKIRFYYSQSAASTPQVAGIKTYAKQVEDLLTEYQQAAKGKIILEKYDPKPDSDAEDSARLDGVTAAQLPGGDPFYLGIAVSQLDAKETIPFCAPNREKLLEYDISRAITRVVHPEKPVIGVMSSLPVFGGSANPMMMQMGQRPQPAWALIGELRKDFTVKNVALTADHIDDDIKLLMVIHPKGITDETQFAIDQFVLRGGKLIAFLDANSLVDSRNQQNPMMGQMGGGGSTLDKLLKAWGITFEDKKVVADLNYKMVLGDSNDANAQRPTWLSLTREALNADDIITSQIDNIWYFSGGAFSGTPADGLQETVLLQSSPNSGLVEGFLANLSPESAMKDFKSGGKDLTLALKLTGKFKTAFPHGDPKESAEAHDGATNAPAAPLAPALKESQADTTVILIGDSDLVNDGFTIQDTPTPFGTMRRSLNANLNFTQNAVEQLTGDNNLIGVRSRASLNRPFEVVRKKEAEANQKFQGVVDELQKKAEAAQHRINELQAQKSDQDQRFIVSPEQQAEIAKLQKESVETDKKLRAVKKDLAREVDSLKTRLALWNIFAVPAGVVIGGIFLAVYKRKLTGAK